Proteins found in one Cricetulus griseus strain 17A/GY chromosome X, alternate assembly CriGri-PICRH-1.0, whole genome shotgun sequence genomic segment:
- the LOC100767286 gene encoding 60S ribosomal protein L23a — protein sequence MAPKAKKEALAPPKAEAKAKALKAKKAVLKGVHSHKKKKIRTSPTFRRPKTLRLQRQPKYPRKSAPRRNKLDHYAIIKFPLTTESAMKKIEDNNTLVFIVDAKANKHQIKQAVKKLYDIDVAKVNTLIRPDGEKKAYVRLAPDDDALDVANKIGII from the coding sequence ATGGCGCCGAAAGcgaagaaggaagctcttgccCCTCCCAAAGCCGAAGCCAAAGCGAAGGCCTTGAAAGCCAAGAAGGCAGTGCTGAAAGGCGTCCACAGCCACAAAAAGAAGAAGATCCGCACGTCACCCACCTTCCGGCGGCCCAAGACCCTGCGGCTCCAGAGGCAGCCCAAATACCCGCGAAAGAGCGCGCCCAGGAGAAACAAGCTTGACCACTATGCCATTATCAAATTCCCCCTGACCACTGAGTCAGCCATGAAGAAGATAGAAGACAACAACACACTTGTGTTCATTGTGGACGCCAAGGCCAACAAGCACCAGATCAAACAGGCTGTGAAGAAGCTCTATGACATTGATGTGGCCAAAGTCAACACCCTCATAAGGCCTGACGGAGAGAAGAAGGCATACGTTCGCTTGGCTCCTGATGATGATGCTCTGGATGTTGCCAACAAAATTGGGATCATCTAA